In Phreatobacter stygius, a genomic segment contains:
- a CDS encoding transposase has product MTTKILALTDALGNLVRFVLLPGQRFDTVGVPPLIEGVTFEALIADKAFDSNAIVVDLDQRGAKIVISQHPRRAKPLAIDAEMYKWRHRIENFFCKLKEFKRIAMRADKTDQSFAAIIHLAAAVIVSR; this is encoded by the coding sequence ATGACGACCAAGATTCTGGCGCTGACCGATGCGCTCGGCAACCTCGTCCGTTTCGTGCTTCTGCCGGGGCAGCGCTTCGATACGGTCGGAGTCCCACCGCTGATCGAGGGCGTGACGTTCGAAGCCCTGATCGCCGACAAGGCCTTCGACTCGAACGCCATCGTGGTGGACCTCGATCAACGCGGCGCCAAGATCGTCATCTCGCAGCATCCGCGCCGCGCGAAGCCCCTCGCCATCGACGCCGAGATGTACAAATGGCGTCACCGCATCGAGAACTTTTTCTGCAAGCTCAAGGAGTTCAAACGCATCGCCATGCGGGCCGACAAAACGGACCAGAGCTTCGCAGCGATCATCCACCTCGCAGCAGCCGTCATCGTATCACGATGA
- a CDS encoding SRPBCC family protein, whose amino-acid sequence MSPKPTGHLRGNDLILTRTFRAPIDDVWTSVTKSENTALWFGSWEGDAGPGKIGRLQLVHEKGRPWTNVTIEACEAPRRLVVTMKDDYGEWRIEVTLTQTDDTTELRFVQHLSDRKLAGDIGPGWEYYLDMLVAAREGKALPSFEDYYPSQKAHYLEGA is encoded by the coding sequence ATGAGCCCCAAGCCCACCGGCCACCTTCGTGGCAACGACCTGATCCTCACGCGCACGTTCCGCGCACCCATCGATGACGTCTGGACGAGCGTGACGAAGTCCGAGAACACCGCGCTCTGGTTCGGCAGTTGGGAAGGCGACGCCGGCCCGGGCAAGATCGGGCGGCTGCAACTGGTCCATGAGAAGGGCCGGCCGTGGACGAACGTGACGATCGAAGCGTGCGAGGCGCCGCGCCGCCTAGTCGTCACGATGAAGGATGACTACGGCGAGTGGCGCATCGAGGTGACGTTGACGCAGACGGACGACACGACCGAGCTACGCTTTGTGCAGCACCTGAGCGACCGGAAACTCGCGGGCGACATAGGGCCGGGCTGGGAGTACTACCTCGATATGCTGGTCGCCGCGCGCGAAGGCAAGGCGCTGCCGTCGTTCGAAGACTACTACCCATCGCAGAAGGCACACTACCTGGAGGGCGCATAG
- a CDS encoding OmpA family protein: MPLQPRAWLSGLLPLALLAGGSLWWKQADIERDLGNRAAGAIAAAGPTVDGKPWAAVSMAGRDATITGEAPATDAQASAARVADAIFGVRRAAMPTGLLPAANPFGWSARRDGQTMTLSGQVAPDGSRDRIVAAARAALPGGEVVDQMTTARDVPAHATAAALIGLQQLGRVANGSTALIGSTFSFAGNASDQASQALITAALAALPQGVSRGAVRVSAPPPPTLSAVAPAPPVATAPAPEPPPAAVPPPVAAWNASKTAEGITLTGTVASEAARTRILAAARAATSGQVIDRMTVAAGLPEVVEAKAIAALGQISQLANGTAAIADRVYSLTGVASTPVAFDTIARAQDPADGFSIGSLAIAPPAVSPFTWSAAKREGVLTLSGFAPSAAAKATVLAQATAVAGRARIVDEMRIASGLAAGVDYGGVTGSALGQLAKLTEGTARLSDSAFALAGQAPSFEIASGVRQAVASLAAPLTASSDITLPPAEIPAPAEEPPLAADLSPPPPPPPAPPSPVVAPSPAGVGTAAPAPGSAMSGAPVSTAGPMAATTPPPAPRPWPDCMSLISTALEGDRILFDYWKAEQRAEHAPVLDRLVAALGRCDPAVRVEVAGHTDIRNLTNSNQQLSEDRAVVIRGELMRRGIAADRLVVVGHAASRPVVPNDNEANMALNRRVEFAVLPRS; this comes from the coding sequence ATGCCGTTGCAGCCCCGTGCCTGGCTTTCCGGTCTGTTGCCCCTGGCCTTGCTGGCCGGCGGATCCTTGTGGTGGAAGCAGGCCGATATCGAGCGCGACCTCGGCAACCGTGCCGCCGGCGCGATCGCCGCCGCCGGTCCGACGGTCGACGGCAAGCCCTGGGCGGCCGTCTCGATGGCGGGCCGCGACGCCACGATCACCGGCGAAGCGCCGGCGACCGATGCCCAGGCCAGCGCCGCGCGCGTGGCCGATGCCATATTCGGTGTGCGCCGCGCCGCAATGCCGACAGGCCTGCTGCCGGCGGCCAATCCGTTCGGGTGGTCGGCTCGCCGCGACGGCCAGACCATGACATTGTCGGGCCAGGTCGCGCCCGACGGTTCGCGCGACCGGATCGTCGCCGCGGCGCGGGCGGCCCTGCCCGGCGGCGAGGTGGTCGACCAGATGACCACGGCACGCGACGTGCCGGCACACGCGACCGCCGCCGCTCTGATCGGCCTGCAGCAACTCGGCCGGGTGGCGAACGGGTCGACCGCGCTGATCGGCTCGACCTTTTCGTTCGCCGGCAATGCCAGCGATCAGGCAAGCCAGGCACTGATCACGGCAGCCCTGGCGGCGCTGCCGCAGGGCGTGTCGCGCGGCGCCGTCAGGGTCAGCGCGCCGCCGCCGCCGACACTATCGGCCGTCGCGCCGGCACCGCCCGTCGCGACCGCGCCCGCGCCCGAACCGCCCCCCGCCGCGGTTCCGCCGCCGGTGGCCGCCTGGAACGCCAGCAAGACCGCCGAGGGCATTACGCTCACCGGAACCGTCGCTTCGGAAGCGGCGCGTACGCGCATTCTGGCTGCCGCCCGCGCCGCGACGTCGGGCCAGGTGATCGACCGGATGACCGTTGCCGCCGGCCTGCCGGAGGTGGTCGAAGCCAAGGCCATCGCGGCGCTTGGCCAGATCAGCCAGCTGGCGAATGGCACGGCGGCCATTGCCGATCGGGTCTATTCGTTGACCGGCGTCGCCTCGACCCCCGTCGCCTTCGATACCATTGCCAGGGCGCAAGATCCGGCGGATGGCTTCAGCATCGGCAGTCTGGCCATAGCGCCACCGGCGGTCAGCCCGTTTACCTGGAGCGCGGCCAAGCGGGAGGGCGTGCTGACATTGTCCGGTTTCGCGCCCTCGGCGGCGGCCAAGGCGACTGTCCTGGCGCAGGCCACGGCGGTTGCGGGCCGGGCGCGGATCGTCGACGAGATGCGCATCGCCTCGGGGCTCGCCGCGGGGGTCGATTATGGCGGCGTGACCGGATCGGCGCTCGGCCAGCTGGCGAAGCTGACCGAAGGCACCGCGCGGCTTTCCGACAGCGCCTTTGCCTTGGCCGGCCAGGCACCGAGTTTCGAGATCGCCAGTGGGGTGCGGCAGGCCGTCGCCAGCCTCGCGGCGCCGCTGACTGCGAGTTCCGATATCACGCTGCCGCCGGCTGAGATTCCAGCGCCCGCGGAGGAGCCGCCGCTGGCCGCGGACCTCTCACCCCCTCCACCCCCTCCACCCGCTCCGCCGTCTCCGGTGGTGGCGCCAAGCCCTGCGGGCGTTGGTACCGCTGCCCCCGCGCCTGGGTCGGCGATGTCGGGCGCGCCGGTATCGACCGCCGGACCGATGGCCGCGACCACGCCGCCGCCGGCGCCACGGCCCTGGCCGGATTGCATGTCGCTGATTTCGACGGCGCTCGAGGGCGACCGCATCCTGTTCGACTATTGGAAGGCCGAACAACGCGCCGAGCACGCTCCGGTGCTCGACCGGTTGGTGGCGGCGCTCGGGCGCTGCGATCCGGCGGTACGCGTCGAGGTCGCCGGCCACACCGATATTCGCAACCTGACCAATTCGAACCAGCAACTGTCGGAAGACCGTGCCGTCGTTATCCGTGGCGAGCTGATGCGGCGCGGCATCGCCGCCGATCGGCTGGTCGTGGTGGGTCATGCCGCGTCGCGGCCGGTGGTTCCAAACGACAACGAAGCGAATATGGCGCTCAACCGGCGGGTCGAGTTCGCCGTGCTGCCGCGGTCCTGA